In one Halorubrum sp. BV1 genomic region, the following are encoded:
- a CDS encoding DUF2240 family protein — EDDTTSSVPEDAEGMLADARRLVELLEQRGIALEEREIVVAASIDRDLMGPERAKEALEYAVSEKGLIMETEDGYTTV; from the coding sequence GAGGACGACACGACCAGCAGCGTTCCCGAGGACGCGGAAGGGATGCTCGCCGACGCCCGCCGTCTCGTCGAGCTCCTGGAGCAGCGCGGCATCGCCCTGGAGGAGCGCGAGATCGTGGTCGCGGCGTCCATCGACCGAGACCTGATGGGCCCGGAACGGGCGAAAGAGGCGCTGGAGTACGCGGTCTCGGAGAAGGGGCTCATCATGGAGACCGAGGACGGGTACACGACCGTCTGA